AGGGCGCACTGGAGAAGATGGACACCCTGACCGCCGATGTGCTGCATGAGACGGGCAATGTGGAGCACAGCCTGCGTGTGACCATGAAGGAGCTCCGCGACGCCTTTGACAGCATGCGCCTGCTGGCCGACCAGTTGAAGGAGGACCCCTCCCAGTTGGTCCGGGGCAAGGGCAATTTTAAGGCGGCCCCAAAATGAGAACCAACACCTGGAAAAGGATGAACACCATGAGGCACATTGCATGGAGCGGCGCTTTTGCGGCTTGTCTCGCCGGGGCGGTCCTGGCGGCGGGCTGTCTGGGACCCCGCGACGTGGTCGAGACAAGGCTTTATCGCCTGAATCCGGTTGTGACCTTGTCCATGCCGGAGGTGGCCTCCGGCGGACCCACCCTTGGGCTTCGCCCCCTGGACACCGCGCAGCCCTATGACCTGCGCATGGCAGCAATGGGCCCGGACCGGGTCGTCACCTACCGCGCTTTTGACAAATGGGCGGAGTTTCCCGCGGATGCCCTGACCAGGGCACTGACAGATGCCCTGGTGGCGACGGGCCGCTTTGCCG
The DNA window shown above is from Candidatus Hydrogenedentota bacterium and carries:
- a CDS encoding membrane integrity-associated transporter subunit PqiC, which produces MRHIAWSGAFAACLAGAVLAAGCLGPRDVVETRLYRLNPVVTLSMPEVASGGPTLGLRPLDTAQPYDLRMAAMGPDRVVTYRAFDKWAEFPADALTRALTDALVATGRFADVGNAGDMARPDLILTGEIRAFHENRAVSPPVAEVEVRLEMRAARAPGAVWSGTLLETAPMDGQDGAAFANAMNSAVGRLMEKAAKAMADACQSMTADAQ